The nucleotide sequence ACTTTACAAAGTtacattttggtttttttcttttcaaaaaaactttaCAATGTTActcctttaaaaataaatgttattccactaaaaataaaaaacttcacTAATTTGACAGAATCATTGTTACATGCAACAAAATAttgtcccaaaaaaaaaatgtcccctaaaaaaaaaagaacacattATCTGCAATCAAAGgacattaaaataaaacatagcaAGTAAATCATAACCGACGGATTCAATCAATTAAAGTCACATTATTTTGAATATCTCATAAGATACGTACTATATTAAAAGTGATCCAATCATCATTAAAAATGATGTAAGCAAATAACAAACTTTTAGtctagattaaaaaaaatatacagaaTTACTCCATAGAGTTCACATATATCCGGTAAAAAAAACAGAATCGTAagtaataacaataacaataaattcaaattaaaaagataataaagtgaaaaatgaaaatctaATTAAGAGTTTTATAAATACCAATAACATTACCTTTCTCTtcttgtttatttatattttctcttctcttcttctctgtCGGCTATTTATCTGCATCTACATCTCTTTCTGTGTTCCCACCCAACTAACTTATTTCCCTtcatctctctcttttttctttgatCTACACTTCCGTAAGcaatttctcaattttctttgatttattcaaaatcacgatttcaaattttattataatcTTGATTTTGATTGTGATCCAAACGCGCTTTTCAATTTCTTGAGCTTTTTCAGGAAGCGCAATGACAGCGGAGGAGGTGTTGAACGTACACAGCAAACAAATTTCCGATAACACCGACGACGTCGGCGTCGAAGGCGGTGAAGGTGAAAGTGAAGATCGTAATCACAACAACAAGATCACAGAGCATTGTAATGGTAAGGAAATTTCTGTTAACGGCAATGTCGGTGTTTCTGATTCCGTTCTTTCAGATCCGATCGTTACCGTTGACGCTAACGGTAAAGGTGGAGTAGCGGTAGAGGATCATAACAACGAATCTGAAGTGACGGTTATGAATTCTAACGGTGAAACGACAACGGTTGATGTCGTTGAGCGGGAAGAGAAGATTTGTGAAAACGGTTCGGGATCTGATGAGAATAACGTTAatgatgatgaatttgtgatTGTTGAAAACGGTGGAGAATTGAAGGAATGTGCGGTGGAGAAGGAGAATCTTGTTGAAAATGAGATtcgtgaagaagaagaagtgaaGGTGGAGGATCAAAACGGTGTCGTTGAGAAGAATGAGATTTGCGATGCTGTTGTTGCTGACGTGGACAAGAGTGATCGTGAATTGGAAGGTGTTGAAAACGGAGTTAAAGAGATCGAGGAGGTTTCTGTTGCTGATGTTGCTGATTCTACGGATGCTGTGGAGGTGGTTGATTCTGATGTGGTGGAAAGAACCACCGAATCTAAAGATCACGAAAGCGAAAATCTTTCCGATGGAAAGAACGAAATTCGTGATGTTGAATTGGAAACTGCAGTTGATGGTGAAGTTGAATCAGCTGAGAAGAACGAAATTGAAAATGGTGAGGTTGAATTGGAAAGTGTCGTTCCTGAAGTGAGTGAATCAGCTTCAGCTGAGAAGAATGAAAATCACGATGTTGAATTGGAAACTGTAGTTGATGGTGAAATTGAATCAGCTGCAAAGAATGAAAATTGTGATGTTGAGTTGGAAAATGTAGTTGATTCTGAAGTGAGTGAATCAGCTCAGAAGAATGAAAATCTTGATGTTCAATTGGAAACTGCAGTTGATTCTGAAGTGAGTGAGTCAGCTGAGAAGAACGAAATTTTGGAAACTGCAGTTGATTCTGAAGTGAGTGAATCAGCTGAGAAAAACGAAATTCGGGAAGTTGAATTGGAAACCGTGGTTGATGCTGAAGTGAGTGAATCGGTCGAGAAGAATGAAACTCCAGTTGATGTTAATGGAGTTTGTGATCATGCAGATGAGAAGGATACTCCGGTTGATGTTAATGTAGATACTCAAAATGATTTAGAGAAGGTGTCCGTTGAGTCTGTCTCTGATACAATTGTTGAAAATGGTTTGGAGAAGGTGCCGGTTGAGCCTGTCTCTGATAATGGTTTGGCGGAGGTTGAGGTGAGTGAATGCATTGAGGAGAATGTGATTCCTCTTGATGTCGGCGAATCGGAGAGGTCTGTTGAGATACCAGAACCTGCTGGTGAAGGTGAAAATGAACCTTCTGTTGTTACTTCTGAGGTGAAAGACATTAAAGAGAAGAGTGAGGCTGAACCTTCAGATAATGCTGTCAAGGGTGAAGGTGAATCTATTGAAGTCTCTGAGATTAAAAACGATGCAGTTGGGGATGAAGTTGAACCTTCAAAGGAAACAGCTGAGAGTGAATCCGAGCCTTCAACAGAAACAGTGGTGGAATGTGAAGCTGAACCTTCAATTGAAACGGTGGTGGAGAGTGAAGCCGAACCTTCAACGGAACTAGTGGAGGGTGAAGCTGAAGTTTTGAACAATGTAGTGCAGAGTGAGGCTAAGCCTTCTGTTGATGTTGCAGATTTGAAAACCAATGCTGTCGATAGAGAAGTTGAACCTTCAGTTGAAACTGAAACTGCGGTTGAAGCCGAAACTTCGGTCGAAGCCGaaacatcaattgaaacttCAGTTGAAGCCGAAATTTCAATTGAAGCGGAGCCTTCAGTTGAAGCTGAAACTTTGGTTGAAGGCGAGACCTCTATTGAAGCTGAACCTTCAGTTGAAGCTCAAACTTCAGCTGAAGGTAGCAATCAGACAACAGATGAAGATTTGAAAACATCCCAAGAAGCATCTGCCCCTGATGCTGTGGATGCATCTGCCACCGATGTGGTGGATGCACAGGACATGGGCTCTGAGGTGGTGAGGAGGCCATTCTATTGGTTGGTCCGGGTTCCGAGATACGATGATGATGACAATGTAAAAGAGCAGATTCAA is from Medicago truncatula cultivar Jemalong A17 chromosome 1, MtrunA17r5.0-ANR, whole genome shotgun sequence and encodes:
- the LOC11418856 gene encoding plectin — encoded protein: MTAEEVLNVHSKQISDNTDDVGVEGGEGESEDRNHNNKITEHCNGKEISVNGNVGVSDSVLSDPIVTVDANGKGGVAVEDHNNESEVTVMNSNGETTTVDVVEREEKICENGSGSDENNVNDDEFVIVENGGELKECAVEKENLVENEIREEEEVKVEDQNGVVEKNEICDAVVADVDKSDRELEGVENGVKEIEEVSVADVADSTDAVEVVDSDVVERTTESKDHESENLSDGKNEIRDVELETAVDGEVESAEKNEIENGEVELESVVPEVSESASAEKNENHDVELETVVDGEIESAAKNENCDVELENVVDSEVSESAQKNENLDVQLETAVDSEVSESAEKNEILETAVDSEVSESAEKNEIREVELETVVDAEVSESVEKNETPVDVNGVCDHADEKDTPVDVNVDTQNDLEKVSVESVSDTIVENGLEKVPVEPVSDNGLAEVEVSECIEENVIPLDVGESERSVEIPEPAGEGENEPSVVTSEVKDIKEKSEAEPSDNAVKGEGESIEVSEIKNDAVGDEVEPSKETAESESEPSTETVVECEAEPSIETVVESEAEPSTELVEGEAEVLNNVVQSEAKPSVDVADLKTNAVDREVEPSVETETAVEAETSVEAETSIETSVEAEISIEAEPSVEAETLVEGETSIEAEPSVEAQTSAEGSNQTTDEDLKTSQEASAPDAVDASATDVVDAQDMGSEVVRRPFYWLVRVPRYDDDDNVKEQIQHALQQVEEQTKIRDEIRTESQAKKALRKEYNQEFRAAVQEERAARELLKAKRQEMDSVQSTMNRLNNAISVGDIDSKIRNMEHMIQHETLPLKEEKQLIRQIKLLKQNRGELSNIIAKQDQSQSLDDKESMEEQTKRLQLLRKELDVLRSNLLKAEAITKAAKKKYEEEGNQVDEVMARYNAADDTRQEAFVKLQTLKRQLHEKSKYFWEYRSASMRLQELGAQGKKEDVERLCIDQAERMHELLKNDEFRKDYYRCNTRSTVRRLQTLDGRTLNPGEEPPMIPAFIERAYKNDSSVSQSTPEQQKKSIPTEPVTVNTKDEPASKAVVQKPEISQTSKPKKPAKLAPSEKKSADRVSRWGDESDEEKEPNEPVRTKEEDEQILKAEQARKKEEEAKLKEKKRLEEIEKAKEALQRKKRNAEKAQQRALYKAQKEAEQKEKEREKRAKKKGKRKTVTTEDAVENTEQDAAASPSSETLTRTLEESDQIEKPVEVTKRAVKPSQFTKQNKVKALPMAIRNRGKRRIQPWMWWVLIAVLVIAALFYMGNNSSLRSSFQSFGF